Proteins encoded together in one Streptomyces sp. NA04227 window:
- a CDS encoding TetR/AcrR family transcriptional regulator, whose translation MPTTKTPTTKTLREGSTRKRAAILTAARELFLADGFDRSSVDAIAARAEVSKRTVYDYFGDKQTLLRAVVDDVGESMITTIRRTLDDTLTDLAEDTDLEGALVTFSMRIATDMLGSAEYATLQRLVRAESGHLPHRGYNSMADTPDEAVAERFAALGEAGLLDVPDPRLAADQFIALTFGVALDRLGSANATEDARVRPLIVAGVRTFLRAYRTT comes from the coding sequence ATGCCGACGACGAAGACACCGACGACCAAGACACTGCGCGAGGGGTCCACCCGGAAGCGGGCCGCCATCCTCACCGCGGCCCGGGAGCTGTTCCTCGCCGACGGCTTCGACCGGTCCAGCGTCGACGCGATCGCCGCCCGGGCCGAGGTCTCCAAGAGGACGGTCTACGACTACTTCGGCGACAAGCAGACGCTGCTGCGCGCGGTCGTCGACGACGTCGGCGAGTCGATGATCACCACGATCCGGCGCACTCTCGACGACACCCTCACCGACCTCGCCGAGGACACCGACCTCGAAGGCGCCCTGGTCACGTTCTCGATGCGCATCGCGACCGACATGCTCGGCTCGGCGGAGTACGCGACGCTGCAACGACTGGTCCGCGCGGAGTCCGGCCACCTGCCGCACCGGGGCTACAACTCCATGGCCGACACCCCCGACGAGGCGGTCGCCGAGCGGTTCGCCGCCCTCGGCGAGGCCGGGCTGCTCGACGTCCCCGACCCCCGGCTCGCGGCCGACCAGTTCATCGCGCTGACCTTCGGCGTCGCGCTGGACAGGCTCGGTTCCGCGAACGCCACGGAGGACGCCCGCGTCCGGCCGCTCATCGTCGCGGGAGTGCGAACCTTCCTCCGGGCGTACCGCACGACGTAG
- a CDS encoding LLM class flavin-dependent oxidoreductase: MRIGSFVLAAQFPGQGHGEALHRAVRTAEVCEEAGLESAWIAEHHFVPYGTCPSAVTLAALLLGRTERLRVGTAVTVLPSAHPVAVGEQAALLHLTSGGRFTLGVGRGGPWVDLEVFGTGLPAYEQHFPQSLDLLLRWLREPRVAGDERFPFREVAVVPRPDEALHGTPGPEVVIACTSPKSVKLAAERGLAMLLGMHVGDEEKAEMLALWRSHARASGHSAETVATTGHVSAGVAQVADDGPEATRTLLKSMPGWLRQGLAAHVTVDNRPRAMRDPYAYTELLCSLHPVGTPRLCADRLAATSERTGIDRFALLVEGSGDLAATEENVRRLGAEVLPRLR, from the coding sequence ATGCGTATAGGAAGTTTTGTACTGGCCGCACAGTTTCCGGGCCAGGGACACGGCGAGGCGCTGCACCGCGCGGTGCGGACCGCCGAGGTGTGCGAGGAGGCGGGCCTGGAGTCCGCCTGGATCGCGGAACACCACTTCGTGCCGTACGGAACCTGTCCTTCCGCCGTCACTCTGGCCGCCCTGCTCCTCGGCCGCACCGAGCGGCTGCGGGTGGGCACCGCGGTGACCGTGCTGCCCAGCGCGCACCCGGTGGCCGTCGGCGAACAGGCCGCGCTGCTCCACCTCACCTCGGGCGGCCGGTTCACCCTCGGCGTGGGCCGCGGCGGACCCTGGGTGGACCTGGAGGTCTTCGGCACCGGACTGCCCGCCTACGAGCAGCACTTCCCGCAGTCGCTCGACCTGCTGCTCCGGTGGCTGCGCGAGCCCCGGGTGGCGGGTGACGAAAGGTTCCCCTTCCGCGAGGTCGCGGTCGTGCCGCGCCCGGACGAAGCGCTGCACGGGACCCCGGGGCCGGAGGTGGTGATCGCCTGCACCTCGCCGAAGTCGGTGAAACTGGCCGCCGAACGCGGTCTCGCGATGCTGCTCGGCATGCATGTGGGCGACGAGGAAAAGGCGGAAATGCTCGCCCTGTGGCGCAGTCACGCGCGGGCGAGCGGGCACAGCGCGGAGACCGTCGCCACCACGGGCCACGTCTCGGCCGGGGTCGCCCAGGTCGCCGACGACGGCCCGGAGGCCACCCGCACCCTGCTCAAGTCCATGCCCGGCTGGCTGCGGCAGGGCCTGGCCGCACATGTCACGGTCGACAACCGGCCGCGCGCCATGCGGGACCCGTACGCGTACACCGAACTCCTGTGTTCCCTGCACCCGGTGGGCACGCCGCGGCTCTGTGCGGACCGGCTCGCCGCGACGTCCGAGCGCACCGGGATCGACCGGTTCGCGCTCCTCGTCGAGGGCAGTGGGGATCTCGCGGCGACCGAGGAGAACGTCCGGCGTCTGGGCGCCGAGGTGCTGCCCCGGCTGCGCTGA
- a CDS encoding glycoside hydrolase family 27 protein, with product MSPHRSPQHRDAAQPAPTTGRAAPHRRWAVPIAALAVLATSTVTAVQVSATEAAEAAVSRTTAVTASVTKATDNGLGSTPQMGWNSWNAYHCDIDEDKIKAAADRVVALGLRDAGYEYINIDDCWQEPERDAEGALVADSERFPGGIKALADYVHARGLKLGIYATPGSRTCANIWDGYPGRLGSLGHEEQDARTFAAWGVDYLKYDWCRADEDGVEEQTAFTKMRHALDATGRPMLYSIHAEPELPVDPWRPDVAHSWRTTVDIRDTWASMLDNFKKSVPQAEFAGPGHWNDPDMLEVGNSGMTDTEYRSHFSLWAMMAAPMLVGTDLAKADAATVEILANKEVLAVDQDRLGKQGTVLASEKGGWILVRELADGDRAVALFNESGTARELTTTARAAGLPDADTYRLRDVWRHRTSVTKGRIGATVPAHGTVMFRVSAGS from the coding sequence ATGTCCCCACACCGCTCTCCTCAGCACCGCGACGCCGCACAGCCCGCACCGACGACAGGGCGCGCGGCACCGCACCGCCGCTGGGCGGTACCCATCGCCGCGCTCGCGGTACTGGCGACCTCGACCGTGACGGCCGTACAGGTCTCGGCGACCGAGGCAGCCGAGGCCGCCGTATCCCGCACCACGGCCGTGACCGCGTCAGTGACCAAGGCCACGGACAACGGACTCGGCAGCACCCCACAAATGGGGTGGAACAGCTGGAACGCCTACCACTGCGACATCGACGAGGACAAGATCAAGGCGGCGGCCGACCGCGTCGTCGCACTCGGCCTGCGCGACGCGGGCTACGAGTACATCAACATCGACGACTGCTGGCAGGAGCCCGAGCGCGACGCCGAGGGCGCCCTGGTCGCCGACTCCGAGCGATTCCCCGGCGGAATCAAGGCACTTGCCGACTACGTCCACGCACGCGGCCTCAAGCTCGGCATCTACGCCACCCCGGGCAGCCGGACCTGCGCGAACATCTGGGACGGCTACCCGGGACGGCTCGGCAGCCTCGGGCACGAGGAGCAGGACGCGCGCACCTTCGCCGCATGGGGCGTGGACTACCTCAAGTACGACTGGTGCCGGGCCGACGAGGACGGTGTCGAGGAACAGACCGCCTTCACCAAGATGCGCCACGCGCTCGACGCGACCGGCCGCCCCATGCTCTACAGCATCCACGCCGAGCCGGAACTGCCGGTCGACCCCTGGCGCCCCGACGTGGCCCACTCCTGGCGCACCACCGTCGACATCCGCGACACCTGGGCCAGCATGCTCGACAACTTCAAGAAGTCCGTCCCGCAGGCCGAGTTCGCCGGTCCCGGCCACTGGAACGACCCCGACATGCTGGAGGTCGGCAACTCGGGCATGACGGACACCGAGTACCGCAGCCACTTCAGCCTGTGGGCGATGATGGCCGCGCCGATGCTCGTCGGCACCGACCTCGCGAAGGCGGACGCGGCGACCGTGGAGATCCTCGCCAACAAGGAGGTCCTCGCCGTCGACCAGGACCGCCTCGGCAAGCAGGGCACGGTACTCGCGAGCGAGAAAGGCGGCTGGATCCTGGTACGCGAACTCGCCGACGGGGACCGGGCGGTGGCCCTGTTCAACGAGTCCGGCACCGCACGGGAACTGACCACCACGGCACGGGCCGCGGGGTTGCCCGACGCGGACACCTACCGTCTGCGCGACGTATGGCGCCACCGCACCTCGGTCACCAAGGGCCGTATCGGCGCGACGGTACCCGCGCACGGAACGGTGATGTTCCGGGTGAGCGCGGGGAGTTGA
- a CDS encoding MFS transporter translates to MTATLAPPPPPVRIGKAAVWALGALAVATGALESVVTPTLPLLQRELDMSTSEGALLSVVLLITGALVTPVAGKFGDRYGGKRVLIRLMAVVCAGGLVSAMAPNLPVLLLGQVLQGAMVGALPLSFILVRAHLPASEAKVAIGVVSGLFVGGGMAGTLSAGPVAEGLSRHWMFALPTMAVIGSTVLVNRLIPHDPPGRSDGSGVDWPGLGLLSGTLVTLMLVLLLAPEAGSQPLVLGVLVVLLAAFGTGWVAVERRAAAPMVDLRMLALPAVWKSCVLTFTICAGTAMAVHLVPQLLSLEDAEHGFGASATEIGFILLPGAVAASLAGPLSGIGARRLGSRAVVVNGIVLLVVALLALAAVHTAIWHLVIGKMLIALANGLCVTAMVTSTAVSVDRSDTGIATSLVLVTRVTGYAVGVQLSGALLAAGTPSGSDVPDESAFVAGFVTAAVVTALSLLITRTLPKGAKA, encoded by the coding sequence ATGACCGCGACTCTGGCTCCTCCCCCTCCCCCGGTTCGCATCGGCAAGGCCGCTGTCTGGGCCCTGGGCGCGCTGGCCGTCGCCACCGGTGCCCTGGAGTCGGTGGTGACACCGACGCTTCCGCTTCTGCAGCGCGAACTGGACATGAGCACCTCCGAAGGGGCGTTACTCAGCGTCGTGCTGCTCATCACCGGCGCGCTCGTCACCCCGGTCGCGGGCAAGTTCGGCGACCGCTACGGCGGAAAACGGGTCCTGATCCGGCTGATGGCGGTGGTCTGTGCCGGTGGTCTGGTGTCCGCCATGGCGCCCAACCTGCCGGTGCTGCTGCTCGGTCAGGTGCTGCAAGGGGCGATGGTGGGCGCGCTGCCGCTGTCGTTCATCCTGGTGCGCGCCCATCTGCCCGCGAGCGAGGCGAAGGTGGCCATCGGGGTGGTCAGCGGGCTGTTCGTCGGGGGCGGGATGGCGGGCACGCTGTCGGCCGGGCCGGTGGCCGAAGGGCTGTCCCGGCACTGGATGTTCGCGCTGCCGACGATGGCGGTCATCGGGTCCACCGTCCTTGTGAACAGGCTGATACCGCACGATCCGCCGGGCCGGTCGGACGGCTCCGGGGTCGACTGGCCCGGTCTGGGTCTGCTGAGCGGGACGCTGGTCACGCTCATGCTCGTCCTCCTGCTGGCACCCGAGGCGGGCTCGCAACCGCTCGTACTCGGCGTCCTCGTCGTGCTCCTGGCCGCGTTCGGGACCGGATGGGTCGCCGTGGAGCGTCGGGCGGCCGCGCCGATGGTCGATCTGCGCATGCTCGCCCTGCCCGCGGTGTGGAAGTCGTGCGTGCTGACGTTCACGATCTGCGCCGGTACCGCGATGGCGGTCCATCTCGTTCCGCAGCTCCTCTCGCTGGAGGACGCCGAGCACGGCTTCGGGGCGAGCGCCACCGAGATCGGCTTCATCCTGCTGCCCGGCGCCGTGGCCGCCTCGCTGGCCGGGCCGCTCAGCGGGATCGGGGCGCGGCGCCTCGGCTCGCGTGCCGTGGTCGTCAACGGGATCGTCCTCCTGGTCGTCGCGCTGCTCGCCCTGGCCGCCGTACACACCGCGATCTGGCACCTGGTCATCGGCAAGATGCTGATCGCGCTCGCCAACGGCCTGTGCGTCACGGCGATGGTGACCAGCACCGCCGTGTCCGTCGACCGGAGCGACACCGGCATCGCCACCAGCCTGGTCCTGGTGACCCGCGTGACCGGCTACGCCGTGGGCGTGCAGCTCAGCGGCGCCCTCCTCGCCGCCGGAACCCCCTCCGGATCGGATGTCCCGGACGAATCGGCCTTCGTCGCCGGCTTCGTCACAGCAGCCGTCGTCACGGCGCTGTCCCTGCTCATCACCCGCACCCTGCCCAAAGGAGCCAAGGCATGA
- a CDS encoding SCO5389 family protein has translation MSLDVSPALLEQAERGEVDEAAFVDCVRTSLPYAWDMISSLVAELKVDGGPFADNQTPPPTEQERGQLLRALASDAIRGALQRHFGVRLAFQNCHRVAVFPLDASVDERFGRFTSVRSQILNQKPEFRDC, from the coding sequence ATGTCGCTCGACGTCTCACCGGCCCTACTCGAACAGGCCGAGCGAGGCGAGGTCGACGAAGCCGCCTTCGTCGACTGCGTCCGGACCTCCCTGCCCTATGCATGGGACATGATCAGTTCCCTGGTGGCCGAGTTGAAGGTCGACGGCGGTCCCTTCGCCGACAACCAGACCCCGCCGCCCACCGAGCAGGAGCGGGGCCAGTTGCTGCGCGCGCTCGCCAGCGATGCCATACGCGGAGCCCTGCAGCGGCACTTCGGGGTGCGCCTCGCCTTCCAGAACTGTCACCGGGTGGCGGTCTTCCCGCTGGATGCCTCCGTGGACGAGCGGTTCGGCCGCTTCACCTCGGTCCGTAGCCAGATCCTCAATCAGAAGCCCGAATTCCGCGACTGCTGA
- the nucS gene encoding endonuclease NucS, which translates to MRLVIARCSVDYAGRLTAHLPSAPRLILVKADGSVSIHADDRAYKPLNWMSPPCTLKEGTGEEAGVWTVVNKAGEKLIITMEEVLHDSSHELGVDPGLIKDGVEAHLQELLADRIETLGEGYTLIRREYPTAIGPVDILCRDAEGATVAVEIKRRGEIDGVEQLTRYLELLNRDPHLAPVRGVFAAQEIKPQARVLATDRGIGCTVLDYDALRGIEDDKLRLF; encoded by the coding sequence ATGCGTCTCGTCATTGCCCGCTGCTCCGTGGACTACGCGGGCCGGCTCACCGCCCACCTGCCGTCCGCACCCCGTCTGATCCTGGTCAAGGCCGACGGAAGCGTCTCCATCCATGCCGACGACCGGGCCTACAAGCCGCTCAACTGGATGTCCCCGCCGTGCACCCTCAAGGAGGGCACCGGCGAGGAGGCGGGCGTCTGGACGGTCGTCAACAAGGCCGGTGAGAAGCTCATCATCACCATGGAGGAGGTCCTCCACGACTCCTCGCACGAACTCGGCGTGGACCCCGGCCTGATCAAGGACGGAGTCGAGGCCCACCTCCAGGAACTGCTCGCCGACCGCATAGAGACACTGGGCGAGGGCTACACCCTGATCCGCCGCGAGTACCCCACGGCCATCGGCCCGGTGGACATCCTGTGCCGCGACGCCGAGGGCGCCACCGTCGCCGTGGAGATCAAGCGCCGCGGTGAGATCGACGGCGTCGAACAGCTCACCCGCTATCTCGAACTCCTCAACCGCGACCCCCATCTCGCCCCGGTACGCGGTGTGTTCGCCGCCCAGGAGATCAAACCCCAGGCCCGCGTCCTGGCCACCGACCGCGGCATCGGCTGCACGGTCCTGGACTACGACGCGCTGCGGGGCATCGAGGACGACAAGCTGCGGCTGTTCTGA